In Senegalia massiliensis, the following proteins share a genomic window:
- the mutS gene encoding DNA mismatch repair protein MutS — protein MSKLTPMMEQYMKIKNKNKDSILFFRLGDFYEMFFDDALIASKELEITLTGRECGQKEKAPMCGVPFHSADGYISKLVDKGYKVAICEQIENPNEAKGIVKRDVVRIISRGTVTDTKMLDEKNNNYLSSIFMDQNGVGISYADITTGEFYTTQKVTNNSKEGFKALIDELAKIKPKEIIANKYIFENKISDEIEKKIDIVIDKTDDWLFNIEENKKIIKRHFNILNLEGFGISNDNYSIKSVGSLLSYLNETQKNSLSHINNIYKYNIENFMLIDINTRKNLEITETIRDKTKKGSLLWILDKTSTAMGARMLRKWLEEPLLNIDLIQKRLNAIENLYEDIILMDEIKQKLNKVYDIERLIGKIVYGSCNARDLIALKNSIKILPDIKELLINSKSEFLKQLARDIDLLEDVHALIHEAIVEDPPIQTREGGIIKKNYDEKLDELLNASIEGKNWLNKLEANEKNRTGIKSLKIGFNKVFGYYIEVRKSNIKLVPDNYIRKQTLSNSERYITPELKEMESKILGAEEKSVILEYNIFVEIRDKLKAKIERMQSTAKIIATIDCLNSLSLVSYKNNYIKPKINSEKIINIKKGRHPVVEKVLKNEMFIPNDTFLDNEDNRLNIITGPNMAGKSTYMRQVAIITLMAQIGSFVPAEYADICLVDRIFTRVGASDDLSQGQSTFMVEMNEVANILNNSSKNSLIILDEIGRGTSTYDGLSIAWAVIEYISDKSKIGAKTLFSTHYHELTELEGKIEGIKNYKITVKEAGEDIIFLRKVVRGEADKSYGIEVANLAGVPSEVTSRAKNILRDLEENDINYSNNISSNGDIKENKSESQIDIFKMKENEIIELIKSIDLINLTPLESMNLLNELIDKTKEI, from the coding sequence GACTAGGAGATTTTTATGAAATGTTTTTTGATGATGCTCTGATAGCATCAAAAGAACTTGAAATAACATTAACTGGAAGAGAATGTGGTCAAAAAGAAAAAGCTCCTATGTGTGGAGTTCCATTTCATTCTGCTGATGGTTATATATCCAAATTAGTAGATAAAGGATATAAAGTTGCTATTTGTGAGCAGATAGAGAACCCAAACGAAGCAAAAGGTATAGTTAAAAGGGACGTTGTTAGGATAATATCTAGAGGTACTGTAACAGATACTAAAATGTTAGATGAGAAAAATAACAACTATTTGTCAAGTATATTCATGGATCAAAATGGAGTTGGTATTTCTTATGCAGATATAACTACTGGAGAGTTTTATACTACTCAAAAAGTTACCAATAATTCTAAAGAGGGTTTTAAAGCTTTGATAGATGAGCTGGCAAAAATAAAACCAAAAGAAATAATTGCAAATAAATATATATTTGAAAATAAAATATCTGATGAAATAGAAAAGAAGATAGATATTGTTATTGATAAAACTGATGATTGGTTATTTAATATTGAAGAAAATAAAAAGATAATAAAAAGACATTTTAACATTTTAAATTTAGAAGGTTTTGGGATATCAAATGATAATTACTCAATAAAAAGCGTTGGTTCTTTATTAAGTTATTTAAATGAAACTCAGAAAAATTCTTTAAGTCATATTAATAATATATATAAGTATAATATAGAAAATTTTATGTTGATAGATATAAATACAAGAAAAAATTTAGAAATTACTGAAACTATAAGAGATAAGACTAAAAAAGGATCCTTGCTTTGGATTTTAGATAAAACATCTACTGCTATGGGAGCAAGAATGTTAAGAAAATGGTTAGAAGAACCTTTGTTAAATATAGACTTAATACAAAAACGTTTAAATGCAATAGAAAATTTGTATGAAGATATCATATTAATGGATGAGATAAAACAAAAATTAAATAAAGTCTATGATATTGAAAGACTTATTGGGAAAATAGTTTATGGAAGTTGTAACGCTAGGGATTTAATAGCTCTTAAAAATTCTATTAAAATATTGCCTGATATAAAAGAGTTGCTAATTAATTCAAAGTCTGAGTTTTTAAAACAACTTGCTCGTGATATTGATTTATTAGAAGATGTACATGCACTTATTCATGAAGCTATTGTAGAAGATCCTCCTATACAAACTCGTGAAGGTGGAATAATTAAAAAGAATTATGATGAAAAATTAGATGAGTTACTTAATGCTTCAATTGAAGGTAAAAATTGGTTAAATAAGCTTGAAGCTAATGAAAAGAATAGAACAGGAATAAAAAGCTTGAAAATAGGTTTTAATAAAGTTTTTGGTTACTATATTGAAGTAAGAAAATCTAATATAAAATTAGTACCAGACAATTATATAAGAAAGCAAACTTTATCTAATTCGGAAAGATATATTACACCTGAATTAAAAGAAATGGAATCAAAAATCCTTGGAGCTGAAGAGAAAAGTGTAATATTAGAGTATAATATATTTGTTGAAATAAGAGATAAATTGAAAGCTAAGATTGAAAGAATGCAGTCTACTGCTAAAATAATTGCTACAATTGATTGCTTAAATTCATTGTCTCTAGTTTCTTATAAAAATAATTATATTAAACCTAAAATAAATTCAGAAAAGATTATTAATATTAAAAAAGGAAGACATCCTGTAGTTGAAAAGGTATTAAAGAATGAAATGTTTATTCCAAATGATACTTTTTTAGATAATGAAGACAATAGATTAAATATCATTACTGGACCTAATATGGCTGGTAAATCTACTTATATGAGGCAAGTAGCTATTATAACTTTGATGGCACAAATCGGAAGCTTTGTTCCTGCTGAATATGCAGATATTTGTTTGGTAGATAGAATATTTACTAGAGTTGGAGCTAGTGATGATTTATCACAAGGACAAAGTACTTTTATGGTTGAAATGAATGAAGTTGCAAATATTTTAAATAATAGTTCTAAAAACAGTTTAATAATATTAGATGAAATAGGCCGAGGAACAAGTACTTACGATGGACTTAGTATTGCGTGGGCTGTTATTGAATATATAAGTGATAAAAGCAAGATTGGAGCTAAAACTCTTTTCTCTACCCATTATCATGAATTGACTGAATTAGAGGGAAAAATAGAGGGTATAAAAAATTATAAAATAACAGTTAAAGAAGCTGGTGAAGATATTATTTTTTTAAGAAAAGTAGTAAGAGGAGAAGCCGATAAAAGTTACGGAATAGAAGTAGCAAATTTAGCAGGTGTTCCTTCAGAAGTAACTTCTAGAGCAAAAAATATATTAAGAGATTTAGAAGAAAATGATATAAATTATAGTAATAATATTTCTTCAAATGGAGATATAAAAGAAAATAAATCTGAAAGTCAAATTGATATATTTAAGATGAAAGAAAATGAAATAATAGAATTGATAAAGAGTATAGATTTAATTAATTTAACTCCTTTGGAATCGATGAATTTATTAAATGAACTAATCGATAAAACTAAAGAAATTTAG